In a genomic window of Polycladomyces abyssicola:
- a CDS encoding GNAT family N-acetyltransferase: MEPNRQKRIVIREAERKDATGILSCLRQAAMESDFLTSEPDEMNLTVEQEERFIAEMASRSNALFLVAEAQEGIVGTLTFTGGFTRRTRHVGEAGAAVLRDYWGYGIGTKLIQVLVDWCPRAGIRKINGRTRLDNVRGIRLCEKMGFQGEGVLKRELQIDGRFYDFVLLGRLID; the protein is encoded by the coding sequence ATGGAGCCGAACCGTCAAAAGCGGATCGTGATTCGGGAAGCGGAAAGAAAGGATGCCACAGGCATTCTTTCCTGCCTGCGACAAGCGGCGATGGAGTCGGATTTTTTGACATCGGAACCGGACGAGATGAATTTGACGGTGGAACAGGAGGAGCGATTCATCGCAGAGATGGCTTCTCGTTCCAATGCATTGTTTTTGGTGGCCGAAGCACAGGAAGGGATCGTGGGCACCTTGACCTTTACCGGAGGTTTCACACGACGAACCAGGCATGTGGGAGAGGCGGGGGCTGCCGTTTTGCGGGATTATTGGGGATACGGAATTGGTACGAAATTGATTCAGGTACTAGTGGACTGGTGTCCTCGGGCGGGGATTCGGAAGATTAACGGGAGAACGCGCTTGGATAACGTACGGGGCATCCGTCTGTGTGAAAAGATGGGGTTTCAAGGGGAAGGTGTGTTAAAAAGGGAGCTGCAGATCGATGGGCGGTTTTATGACTTTGTGTTGCTCGGCCGTCTGATTGACTAA